DNA from Kryptolebias marmoratus isolate JLee-2015 linkage group LG8, ASM164957v2, whole genome shotgun sequence:
cattttattgacagagaacaaacaaactgctcAAGCTTTAAACCTGATCCTTGATCTGTAGGAAACCTTCATCGgacaaaaaacatcaagagAAATAAATAGTTTCTGAATTACAACTGTgttattatgaaaaaaaaagtaacgtctgaaaaaaaagcagcattgaaagagtttcataaaatttatttttaaaacaccagTTTGTTTCATACTAACTATTATGCTCCTGATTCACACCAAAGGTTTACAGTACTGTGTTGCATTTTTATCAGCAGAAGCAATATTGAGTGACAGTGGTAATAATGTAGagttataataaaaatacttcagaCAGCAGAGTGTTGTCTTTTAGATCATGAAGGTGACACAATGTAGcatagaaattaaaacaaaaaaaacctctcccTTTAGGACTGCTACAAATATGTGACAATTTACTGTATGGTGTTGTTATTTCTGCAGGTTTTGGGCTTGCCTTCAACCTGCAGCCCGCCCTGACAATCATCGGCACTTACTTCCAGGTCAAAAGGCCACTAGCAAATGGACTTGCTATGACAGGAAGCCCCGTTGTCCTTTCCACGTTCGCTCCTCTCAATCAGTTCCTCTTTGATTCGTTTGGTTGGAGAGGGAGCTTCCTCGTTCTGGGATCCATCGTTTTGAACTGCTGCGTAGCCGGTGCTCTAATGAGACCAGTCGACAAACGGGTCCGGTTCAAGCCCAGCGATGGACCGCCGAGGTGCGaaggaggagcagctgaggaAGCTGCTGAGGTGGACGTTAGCGCGCAGTCAGCTGATCCTGCGCCTGAAGATGGTCCAGCTGAGAGCAAAAGTCAAAGCTACATTTCCAGATACATAGACTTCTCGCTTTTCAGACACAACGGCTTTCTCATTTACCTCAGCGGCAGTGTGGTCatgttttttggcttttttgcaCCTGTGGTGTTTCTGGCTCCGTACGCTAAACATCAAGGGACTGACGAATACTCAGCAGCTCTCTTGCTTTCCATTTTTGCTCTGGTGGACATGTTTATAAGACCCATAACCGGCTTCATAGGCAACAGCAAGTGGGTCAGGCCAAGAATACAATACTTTTTCAGCTTTGCCGTTTCATACAACGGTGTGTGCCACTTGCTGTGCCCATTGGCATCTGGATATGAGGGTTTAGTTGTGTACGCTGTCTTTTATGGTTTGGCATTTGGGATGCTCTCAGCCCTGCTTTTTGAAGCTCTGATGGACCTAGTTGGAGCTCATCGCTTCTCCAGCGCTGTTGGACTAGTCACTATTATCGAGTGTGGACCAGTGCTTCTCGGACCCCCAATTTCAGGTTTGTGAACATTGTTCATGAAGGTTTATCTCTGAgtttacacaacaaaaataaatataaaaatttcCAAAATGTTGACCAACAGAGTGTTCATCTTCTCTTTTCAGGAGCTCTGGTTGATACTTTCAGGGACTACAAATACATGTACTACGCCTGCGGCATCTTCATGCTGGTGCCtggcatattttttttcatcatgcATTACTACAACTATAAGAAAGTGAATGAAGAGCTCATGCAGAGTGCTTTGGTGATCAGTAATAATAAAGAGGCACTTCAGCTTAGAATAAACCAGGACGATGAAACAATGAAAAGCAAGTATGGACTTGATACAGTTGATTGAATTTGTTTGACCAGATTTTACATCTCTACCTTTATATCACCATCtgttaagatttattttatgtttttgaccTTTGCATTatgtgaaaacaataaatttaatggGGCATAAATCACCAGGAACAGTTCAGTGCAggtattgttctgttttgatgagatctttttttaatttttttattttttgagtggATGAGTAAAAGGACTGATGGGCAATACAATGTTTATTATCATCTTACCACTAGATGGCAATGAACTCTACTGTGTAGGAAAAGTGCAACATACAATAACTCTTTAATTAAGTTgcacatttttatgtctttccAGCATTCTGCTCCGTAATGAAGCCGAAGACCCTCtcagttaaaactgaaaagccTGAGTGTATGCAAAGTTTCTTGCTTCATTTTCCTTCCCTACTACTCGTCTCATTCTGCCCATAAATTTAGATCTCACTGTTAGAGAAGCAATAGATTTTTCGTTCTTCGTGTTCTAGTCtgcagtaaaatacatttttagtgTCACAGAGATCAGTAAAAGCTGTTTTACTGCAGCACTGCTTTAGTAAAGTCATATAAAATCACTACAAAGTTTGGgatataatttaaatatgagTGGAGAACTCTTTGTGATTTTCATAATAAGAGCCATTTGCATTTGTGGCTGAACTATTAAAATGCTTTACTTAGCCTTGCTGACATAAAAACCATTGTGCATAATACAGATTAAGCACCGCTGCAGGACTGACCTCCAGGAATTCTGCTAtttcaaaattagtttttagaAGGTTTTGTATCTTTAATGAGTACTAATGTGTACGGTAAATTGCTATTATGTGAActaaaaagtagctaaaatttGGACACATCTGCAGCACTACAAAGAAATTACCCGACAGCCCATAAAATCAGAGATCTTCAGCCAGGTCGCACGCCCTCTCCACAGGTCAACCTTGCACATAGTGATTGCTTCTCCAGCACACGCAGTGCAAGATTCAGGcacatggaaacaaaacaatggtgCCGTTGCAAATATTTGCGTAAAGAGTCCATCTGTATCACGTCCCTGCAAGGTTCATATTGACTTACTTCTCACATAGATGAAGGGTTCTCCCATCAGTGAATCAATATGCTTCTTTATACCCTCAGATAACTTTGTAAATCCCTGCTTCATGGATGGctgctcttctttttgtttcaactaAACATGACTGGTTCAAAATGGACCCAAGTTGGAGGAATTTGGCACCACTGCAAACCTTGGTCAGGTACAAATACCAGTTTAGTTTGATGCTGCTGACATATAAAGCTTCACAGCTCAGAGGTACTTTGCATAGAGAGGAGCACCCAGTAGTTCTATTGAAGCAAACATcttaattatcacctgctgccaaaaggtgaaaggtgggTGTCTCTGTATCctgtctgttgccaaaatatcttgttacccactgggcagattttaatgaaacatgtaGGGAATATTCTTCTGATTTACATCtggaactgattaactttgggagtcaacttgattcaagatgactgccacagccaattgtcCTAAAAGAAACTAACTCCATTagtttggtgtgttagtagctgcaTTTGATgctcaacacatattccaagtgctaaAAGATTGCACAATATTCTTGTTGAAAATGTTGCCAATGACTATTTGCAGTCCACTCTGGCTGTCTCTTAGCAAACTAActtatgaaccacaggacagattttatcGAAACGcccaggaaataatcactggacatacagctacaactgattaagctttcatttttatgttagtGGTGGGTTATTTATGCTGATAGGTTATTTCAACCCACTGTAACACATTAAactcaggttgtttttgttcctttttcccTGTACAAAGTGATGTACACGTTCACCGataaaaaatctgactttttaaaaaaatgagttggTAACAATAAAATTTGTAATTTCTAAATTCAAAcgttaaacatttaattatctgactgcagtttttttaagtaaatctGACAAGAAAATTGTCACTGCGTGTCAGCTCATATGCTAAATTCAATATCTTTTTCCAAGTAAGGCCTTACTTATTAGAGCACAAAATGCCAAACCACATTCTGCACGTGTTATATCAACACTgctccatgaataaaaaatctAGCATTTTTTCAGATGGCATATTGTTGATGGCATATCATGACACAAAAAGAGCCTGAACAGCTGAAATCTTAAgaatatgaaaatatttggcTTGTCAAGTTGCCAACCCTGTAATGCCTGTACGCTTTCAGAGGTTtgttaaaggaaacaaaatgagatGACACAGTGGATAAAGGGAAAGTCTGGTTATTTTTGACATGATGTCCTgt
Protein-coding regions in this window:
- the LOC108232006 gene encoding monocarboxylate transporter 2-like isoform X1 — encoded protein: MYSASFPLSVKLGVCELNMPPAAVTNLGYVPPDGGWGWAVVVGAFISIGFSYAFPKSLTIYFKEIQEYFSVSYSEIAWVSSVMLASMYAGGPVSSILVNRYGSRPVVMVGGLMVSIAMVLASLGTTIIHLYLCVGVIGGFGLAFNLQPALTIIGTYFQVKRPLANGLAMTGSPVVLSTFAPLNQFLFDSFGWRGSFLVLGSIVLNCCVAGALMRPVDKRVRFKPSDGPPRCEGGAAEEAAEVDVSAQSADPAPEDGPAESKSQSYISRYIDFSLFRHNGFLIYLSGSVVMFFGFFAPVVFLAPYAKHQGTDEYSAALLLSIFALVDMFIRPITGFIGNSKWVRPRIQYFFSFAVSYNGVCHLLCPLASGYEGLVVYAVFYGLAFGMLSALLFEALMDLVGAHRFSSAVGLVTIIECGPVLLGPPISGALVDTFRDYKYMYYACGIFMLVPGIFFFIMHYYNYKKVNEELMQSALVISNNKEALQLRINQDDETMKSKYGLDTVD
- the LOC108232006 gene encoding monocarboxylate transporter 2-like isoform X2, which translates into the protein MPPAAVTNLGYVPPDGGWGWAVVVGAFISIGFSYAFPKSLTIYFKEIQEYFSVSYSEIAWVSSVMLASMYAGGPVSSILVNRYGSRPVVMVGGLMVSIAMVLASLGTTIIHLYLCVGVIGGFGLAFNLQPALTIIGTYFQVKRPLANGLAMTGSPVVLSTFAPLNQFLFDSFGWRGSFLVLGSIVLNCCVAGALMRPVDKRVRFKPSDGPPRCEGGAAEEAAEVDVSAQSADPAPEDGPAESKSQSYISRYIDFSLFRHNGFLIYLSGSVVMFFGFFAPVVFLAPYAKHQGTDEYSAALLLSIFALVDMFIRPITGFIGNSKWVRPRIQYFFSFAVSYNGVCHLLCPLASGYEGLVVYAVFYGLAFGMLSALLFEALMDLVGAHRFSSAVGLVTIIECGPVLLGPPISGALVDTFRDYKYMYYACGIFMLVPGIFFFIMHYYNYKKVNEELMQSALVISNNKEALQLRINQDDETMKSKYGLDTVD